The Eggerthella guodeyinii sequence CCTTCGCGATGCCTTCCTTTATGTGCGGGTGGGACATGAAAGCTCCTTGGTTTTCTGTGAGGGGCGACTCGTTCAAGCCCCTCATGGCGCGAGGTGCCACGAGGAATCAGGGCGCTTCATCGCGCCGACCGCACCCCGCGCGCGTTACGAATCGGCGCGGTAGGGGCTCGCTGATCCGCAAGCCCCATCCCGCGCCAAGAGGGTGCTACCTTACGCCAGCGCGTCTTCCCAGGTGGTCAGCTCGCCGGTGTAGATGCCCTTCACCTGGTCGGACGTCAGGTTGTCCAGCGACGAGCCCGGGTTCACGATGACGGCGATGCCGTCCTGCGCGATGACCGTGGCCTTCACGTTGCTCTCGGAGTCCTTGAGCTCGCGGGAGACCATGCCGATGTCGCAGGTGCCCTCGGCGGCCATGTTCACGCCGGTGGTGGAGTCGGACTGGTTGACCTCGATGGTGACGTCGGGGTTAAGGGCCTTGTACGCCTCGGACAGCTTCTCCATGACCGGAGTCACCGAAGAGGAGCCGGCGATGACGATCTTGCCGGACTTGCCGGAAGCCGTGTAGGAGCCCGCGCTGTCAGCCACGGAGATGCAGCCGTTGTCCTCGACCACCTTTTGGCCCTCGGCGCTCATGATGTAGTCGATGAAGTCCTGCGCCACGTCGGACACGCCGTCCTTCGTCACGATGTTGAACGGACGGGACACCTTGTACTCGCCGTTCTTCACGTTCTCGGCCGTCGCCTCGGCACCGTCGATGCTGAGCGCCTTCACCGTGTCGTTCAGCGAGCCGAGCGAGATGTAGCCGATGCCGTTCTCGTCGCCGGACACCGACGTCATCATGACCGACGTGGAGTTCGTGATGGCCGCCGACGGGGTGGTCATGTCGACCTTGTCGCCGTTCGCGTCCTTCTCCTCGATGCCGAACAGCTCGATGAACGCGCCGCGCGTGCCGGAGCCGTCCTCGCGCGAGTACACCGAGATCTGGCCCGAGGGGCTCGTCGAGGCCGACGAGCCGTCGCTTCCGCCCGTCGCAGCCGCGCCGTTTCCGCCTGCGCAGCCCGCGACGCCCAGCAGGCCGAACGCGAGCACGGCCCCCATCGCCACCATCAGCAGTCGTTTCTTCATGTTGCCCGTTCCTTTCGTTGGCGCCCCGAAGGCGCATGGTGTTCGCTTGAACGCGGGCCCGCGGCCCGCTGCGTCAACCATGATGAGGAACCAGCATCAAAGGAGTGTCGGAAGCCGATCAAATCTGAGTAAAGTTTGGGCGTGCGCGACGGGTGCGCGCGCAAGCGGCCACGGTACAATGGGTAACGGAGGGAATACCGGCACGAAAGGGGCATCATGAAACTTTCCGCACGCAACACGCTCAAGGGCACCGTCACCGCCATCCATCCGGGCGCGGTGAACGCCATCGTCATCCTCGAGCTGGACGGGGGCCAGCTGATCACGTCGACGATCTCGATGGGCTCGCTCAAGGATCTCGATCTGGAAGTGGGCCAAGAGGCGTACGCCATCGTCAAGGCGTCGTCGGTCATCATCGGCGTCGACGACTAGCGAGCACCGCGAGGATGCGCCCCGCGTCGGATCGGCGTCGGATCGGCGCGGGATCGGCGTTAGCGGCTCCCGATCCGCAAGGACAAGGAGCCGGAACCAAGTAGCCAAACCGCCGAAGCGATTCGAGAGCCGTGGGGAGCAACCAGCTCCCTGCGGCTCGCCTTTACCTTACGAGCAGACGCCTCAAAAGCAAGCGCGAACGCGATCTTCCGCCTGTCCAGGCGCCCGGTCCGGGCAGCTGGACGACGCTGCGTCAGTACACGTTGTGGATGACCTCGGCGGACCCGAGGAGATTCCCCACGGGCAGCGCGGAGCCGTCGTCGAGCACCACCGTGCCGTCGAAGCGCCCGAACACCTGGTGCTGGTCCGAGCGGATCAGCTTGAAATCCATCCAGTCCACGCGGTCGAGCAGCGGGGTGAACACGAGGTCGAGCCGCCCCTCGTCGTCGGTCATGTGCCAGGGCTGCATGAGCTGGTAGCGGTCGGCCGTCTTCTTCGCGTGCGCGCCGCCCGTCTTCTCGGAGATGCCGAAGTCGACGCGGTGGAGCTTGTGCGCCACGCCGTCGACGAACACCATGTTCTCGGAGGCGGCCGACGTGTCGCCGAACCCGTACCCCAGATTGAGCCCGAAGCGGCGGCCTCCTTGCCACCCCTGCGCCACGGCCCAGTACCAGGTGTTGTCGCGCGTCCACACGCCGCGCCCCCAGTCGAGCAAGCCGAACGAGTTCTCCGGACAGAACCCGTGCACGAGCAGGCCTTTCTTGAAGCTGCCGCGCGCCTGCATGGCCACGATCTTCTGGTTGTAGTAGAACGCGAGCGGGTCTTCGGCCCACGGCGTGCTGATCACCATCGAGTCGCGCGGCTCCTCGTCGAGCACGGCCTCGAACGTCAGGTCGTCGTTATCGTCGAAGTTCGCGAACCACACCTTGAGGCGGCGCTGCCCCTCGGCGACTTCAAAGCGAAACGACACGCGGTTGTTCTCGAACGCGGTGACGCCTTCCGCCGAGGACGCGGGCAGCTTGAAGCGGCCGAGCGGAAACGGCGCGATGACGCTCGCCGTATGGGATGTGGCCTGGGCGAAGTCCATCACCGAGGCCGAGATGAGCCCGACGTAGCCCATGTCGCCCACGGTGAGCGCCACGGCGAACTCGTCGTCGTTCACCAGGTAGTAGTCCCACTCCTTGATGCGGTACTTCGGCGCCTTGATGCGATCGCGGTCGTACGTGCGCACGAGCGACGTGGCCCATCCGCACTCGGCCAGCGCTCCGTCGAGGTGATGCAGCGGACCTTCGGTCAAACGCGTTTCGGACATGGTTCTCATCGCCTCCTCGCTCACGATTGCTCCTCTTTCCCGATGCGCAGCGCCCGCGCCATGCGCTTGCGGAAGCTCGACTTCTGCTTCTGCTTGGGGGCCGGCTTGGGTTTGGGCTTGGGCTTCGGCTTCGCGGAGCCGTCGGCCCCCTGCGCCGCGGCTTCGTCGGCTTCCTTCTGCGCGTCTTCCAGCACTTGCTCGGCACGCTCGGGCGCGGCCGTGCGGGTCAACGGGGCCACGGCGCGCAGCACCGCGTCGGTGGCGCGGCCGACGGTGCGGCTGTCGGCCATGCTGAACGAGATGGAGCCCGCGTAGCCCTGGGCGGTGATCTCGGAGAACGTGAGCTTCGGCTCCTTGACCACCTTGCCGACGGTGGCCGCCGCCTCGCCCGCCTCGTGCTCGATGGCCGTGGCCACCTCGTCGAGGTGCTGGCCCTCGGTGGTGACCACCACGGCCAGGCTCACCTGGTTCGTGGGCGGTAGATGCGTGAGGGCGGTCTTGCTGATGATGGAGTTGGGGATGAGCACTTCCTCGCCCGCGCTGTTGCGGATGGTGGTGTGGCGCCAGGTGATGTCCTTCACCACGCCCGTGGACGAGCCCACCTCGATGTTGTCGCCCGGCTTGATGATGCGCAGCAAGCTGACCTGCAGGCCGCCGATGAGGTTCGACAGCGTGTCCTGGAAGCCCAGCGAGATGGCGATGCCGCCGATGCCGAGCGCGGTGATGGCGGCGCTCACGTCAACGCGGAAGCAGGTGGACAGCATGATGCACACGCCGGTGATCCACACGGCCCCGCGGGCGATGTTGATGAAGATGGAGCTTGAGGGAAGGTCGCGCTCTTCGTTGATCTCGAGCACGCGACGAAGGAAACGCCTCGTCAGGCGCGCGACGATGGCCGTGATCGCAAGAATGACCACCGCCGAGACGGCCGTGGTCACCCAGTCGGTGCGCACAAGGGCGTCGATGTCGTTTTGAAGCTGTTCCATGCCGTTATCCTACCATGCCGACCATGCCGCCGCCAAGGGAAGGAGGGGGCACCTCACCACGACGGGGGCTTTTCAGGGAAGTCTTCGTGAGTTTCCCATAAAACGATGCGCCCGTGGGTTCGGGTAGCGGGAACGTCAATCAACCGTTGGTTGCGGGAGCCGCGCCACGGCAGATCGAAGGAATGCTGCGCCTGCACGAACGGGCCGTCCACCAGCACGTCGGTCTGGTCGAGCAGATCGCGCGCGGCCGCATCGGGGAAGCCGGCCTCCAGCTGCTCGTAGCGGTAGCCCGAGTACGTCCACACGTTCAACCCTCGCTCGCGCACGCGGCGCGCCAGCTGGGCGCACGCGGCCGCCTGCTCGAACGGCTCGCCGCCCGAGATGGTGACGCCCTGCACCAGCTTGTTGGCCGCGATGTCGGCTGCCACGTCCTCGATCGCGCGCACCGTGCCGCCCGCGCACGGCTGGCTGTCGGGGTTGTGGCACCCGGGGCACGCATGCGAGCAGCCCTGCACGAACACGGCGTAGCGCAGCCCCGGCCCATCGACGATGGAGTCCGGGGCCGTGCCGTAGAGGCGAATGGTGGTGGGTGGGGTCATGGAGAGGGAGTGCCTTTCTGAGCTTTCTGGCTTTCTTGGGCGCGGGCAACATCATGCGAGCCGAAAGCGTAGGCCGCGCCGATTCGCGATGGGCGCGGCGTGCGATCGGCGCGGCAAAGACGCGTGAACCCGTGCGCCTTCGCCGCGCCAGGATGCTACATCTGGTGCTTCACCCGATCGCCCTCTTCGGCGCGCTTGGCGTCGTTGAAGCGGTCGAGGGTGCCCACGAGGTAGCCGGTGATGCGGCGGATGCGCTCGAAGGACGAGCCGTGCTCGGCCTCGGTGCGGCCGCACTTGGGACACACGTCGCCGATGATGCCGTTGTAGCCGCACACGGGGTCGCGGTCCACCGGGTGGTTCACCGAGCCGTAGCCGATGCCGCTGTCCTTCATGTGGCGGATAACGGCCTCAAACGCCTCGAGGTTCTCGGTGGGATCGCCGTCGAGCTCCACGTACGAGATGTGGCCCGCGTTCGTCAGCGCATGGTACGGCGCCTCGATCTCGATCTTGTCGAACGCGCTGATATCGTAGTACACCGGCACGTGGAAGCCGTTCGTGTAGTAGTCGCGGTCGGTGACGCCCGGGATGGAGCCGTAGCGCTCACGGTCCATGCGCACGAAGCGGCCGGACAGGCCTTCGGCCGGCGTGGCGATGAGGCCGTAGTTCAACCCGCGCTCCTGCGAGATGCGATCGAGGTACGAGCGCATGTGGCCGATGATCTCGAGGCCGAGGTTCTGCGACGCCTTCGACTCGCCATGGTGCTTGCCCGTCAGCGCCACGAGCGTCTCGGCCAGGCCAATGAAGCCCAGCGACAGCGTGCCGTGCTTCAGCACCTCGCGCTGCTCGTCGGTGGGCGCCAGCTTCTCGGAGTCGATCCACACGCCCTGGCCCATGAGGAACGGGGCGTTGTACACGTGCTTGCGGGCCTGGATCTCGAAGCGCTCGTCGAGCTGCCCCACCGCCAGCGCCAGCTTCGCGTCGAGCAGGTCGAAGAACAGGTCGAGGTCGCCCTTCGAGCGGATGGCCAGGCGCGGCAGGTTGATGGACGTGAAGCTGAGGTTGCCGCGGCCGGGCGCGATCTCGCGATCGGGATCGTACACGTTGCCCATGACGCGCGTGCGGCAACCCATGTAGGCGATCTCCGTCTCGGGCGTGCCTTTGTAGTACTGCGCGTTGAACGGCGCGTCGATGAAGCTGAAGTTCGGGAACAGGCGCTTCGCGGAGCAGTGCATGGCCAGCTTGAACAGGTCGTAGTTCGGGTCCTCGGGGTTGTAGTTCACGCCTTCCTTCACGCGGAAGATCTGCACGGGGAAGATGGGCGTCTCGCCGGAGCCGAGGCCTTCCTCGGTGGCCAGCAGCATGTTCTTCACGACCATGCGTCCCTCGGGGGTGGTGTCCATGCCGTAGTTCACCGAGCTGAACGGCGTCTGCGCGCCGGCGCGGCTGTGCATGGTGTTCAGGTTGTGCACGAGCGCCTCCATGGCCTGGAACGTCGTGCGGTCGGTGTCGCCCATGGCGTTCTTGGCCGCGTAGGCCACGGCCTTGTCGGCGGCCTCCTCGGTGGCGCCGGCCTCCACGAGCGCCGCGCGCACGGCGGCCTCGAAGCCCTCGTCCATCGTCAGGCTCGCCCAGACGCCCGTCTCGGCCTCGATGCGCGCAAGGGTGTCCTGTGCGAACGCGCGGGCATCCTCCACGGCCTCGCCGACCAGCAGGTCCACGGCCTCGGCCAGGTGCTTCTTGTACAGGCGGCGGTACGTCTTGCGCACGCCCTCGGCCAGACCGTAGTCGAAGTCGCAGATGGCCTGTCCGCCGTGCTGGTCGTTCTGGTTGCTCTGGATGGCGATGCAGGCCAGCGCCGCGTAGCTGGCGATGTCGTTCGGCTCGCGCAGCACGCCGTGGCCCGTGGAGAAGCCGCCCTTGAACAGCTTCTTCAGCTCGATCTGGCAGCACGTGGTGGTCAGCGTGTAGAAGTCCATGTCGTGGATGTGGATGTCGCCCTCGCGATGGGCGCGGGCGAACTTCGGATCGATGACGCACATCTCGTAGAACTGCTTGGCCGACTCGGAGCCGTACTTGAGCATGGTGCCCATGGCGGTGTCGGCATCGATGTTGGCGTTCTCGCGCTTCATGTCGGAGTCCGACGCCTTGGAGAACGTGATGTCTTTGAGCGTCTGGATGAGGCGGCTGTTCACGTCGCGCGAGCGGCTGCGCTCGGCGCGGTACAGGATGTAGGACTTGGCCGTCTGCACGAAGCCGGACTCGATGAGCGTCTCCTCCACGAGGTCCTGTACGCCCTCGACCGACGGCGTACCCTCGATGGCGCCCTCTTCGAGCTTGTCCACCACGCGCTGCGCGATATCCTCGGCCGCCGCGCGATCCTGCATGGCGCCGCACGCCTGAAACGCGCGCTCCACCGCCTCGGCGATCTTGTCCTGCTTGAATTCCACCGTTCGGCCGTCGCGCTTCATGATGGTCGTGACCATGCTTCGAGTCCTCTCTTCGTGCTTCTTCTCGGTTCGTCGTTTTACCGTGGCGAGCTGTGGTTTCGCCCGGTTTGTGCGCAGGGTTTCCACACGATCTGCGCCCTGTTTTCCACAATATGTAGTGGTGGTTTGTGTTCGGAAAGTGAACATATAGTACCTGCGTCGGATGCGACGCGCAAGGGGGTAAAGTGCGGAAACGCCAGGCTCACACATAACGCGAGCCTCGATTCACATTTATTCCACGGAGCGCGCACGACGGCGAAACCGAGTCGTTACACGCCGGCGAACGCGCTATTGGACGGTGCCGTACACCTGCCCCCACGCGTGCCCGCCGATGGCCGAGTTCAACTGATCGCACAGCCGCTGGCGCGTGTAGTTCCCAGGCGGCAGCAGGCACACGATCTCGGTGAGGTCGGCGGGCAGGTCGGCGGCCTCGGCCGCCACGACGATGTCGAGCCGGCGCAGCTTCTCCTTCGGGCCCAGCCCGAGGTACAGCGAGTCAACCACGTCTTGCAGCGCGCCGTAGTGCGGGCTGCGGACCACGTTCGACGAGGCCATGCTACTCCTCCACGTCCGGGCGCACGACGTCGAAGCCCTCGCTGGCCGCCGCGAGCGCGCCCGCGTAGGCCGGCGTGGCCGCGCCGACGGCACGCAGGAACTGGGCCCCGGCCGCGCGCAGCTGCGTGGCGGCGGCCACCAGCGCGTCGGGGCAGAAGTACGGGTTCTCGGGCGTGGCGTCGCCCTGCTTCGGGTTGTGCTCGCGCACGATCAGCTGGGCGAGCACGGGCAGCCGGCCCGCCCCGCTCGCGCGGCGGGCGAACGTCGCAGCGGCCTCGAGGGGCGCCGCGGTGGCGAAGCCGGCCACGCTCGCCTCGTAGTCCACCATGACGGCGAGCGCGTCCTCGAACGCGTGGCGGCCGTCGGGCAGCATGCCGTCGGCGTCGACGTCCACCGACGCGAACACCGGCGCGCCGCTGACCTGGCGCACGCCCATGAGCGCGCACTTGAGGTCGGCCGGACTGGCGAACCCGTTGAGGAAGAACGCGTCGAACTCCTGGCCGTCGCAGGCGCGGGCGGCGCGGGCGTACTGGTCGCGGTTCTCGTTGAGCGACGACTTGCTGGCAGGATCGAGGGGCAGCCCGCAGGGACCGACCTCCACGAGCAGGTGCTGGGGCTTCAGCTCGCGCGCCACCGCGAGGCCCGTGCGCACGATCTCGACCGCGCGATCCTCCATGCCGCGATGCGCCAGGCGCGCCGGCGTGATGCTGGCCGTGTTCGCCACGAGGCACTGCGCGCCCGCCACCTTGTTGAGGCGCAGCGCGTCGCGCACCGCCTCCGGCTCGACGAGGTTGGCGAATTCGAGATCGTGCTCGACGTCGAACCCCTGGCGGGCCAGCACCGCGGCCACCGGCGAAGACAGCACGAGCATATCCTTATGAAAGCGCAGAGCGATATCGGGCATGGAAGCATCCTTTCGTCAGGCTTCCCATGATACCAAAAAGCTCCGCGCGCGAACGGTGCGGTCGGGCCGGCGGACGGAAGGGGGCGCGACGTTCACCGATGCTTCGCCGCCGTTTCACAGGACGAACATGAGTCGATCACGTGTTCTTCAAGGCTTACTTTTATACTGGGTCCTGCAAACGAAAGATTCCCCTCCTTTCAGTTTGTACTGCTTTTCCCCTTACAAAGCAGTGGCGGCACTTCGGTGCCGCACATCCCCCTCCTTGTGGCCCGGTGGAGCTCCCCTCTCCCCGGGCCGATCTGTTTCTTGGGGCCGCTCGGCGACGCGGCGACGACCCCGTCCCAGACCCCCGTTAACGAACCGTTACTCAGGAGCGTTCCGTTTCACAAAACGCGCACGCCCACGTCATACGATGTGCGCGAACGTCTCGTATACTGGGTTTTGTGAACGAAAGGCTCCCCTCCTTTCAGTTTGCCTCTGCTTTACCCCCTTAGAAGCAGAGCGATGCGCAAGCGTCGCATCATCCCCCTCCTTGTGGCCCGGTGGAGCTCCCCTCTCCCCGGGCCGATCTGTTTCTTGGGGCCGCGCACGCCGCCCTCCTCCGCCCGCCCCCCTCCGTCCCCGCTCCCATCGCGCTGCGCCGCGCCGCGGCAGCCCGTATGTTTCACGTGAAACATTTGTTCGCTCGCGAAATCGGGTATACTGGCCCTGGGAGACGAAGGGGATGATCGGGGATGATCGGGGATGAATCTTCACCAGCTTGAGTGGTTCTGCCATGCGTACGACACGCGCTCGTTCGCCAAGGCGGCCGAGCGTGCGTTCGTTTCGCGCCAGGCGTTCGGCAAAGCGATCAAGAGCCTGGAGGGCGAGCTGGGCGCCGCGCTGTTCGAGCGCGATGCCGCCGGCGTCGAGCCGACGGAGTTCGCGCAGCTGCTGTACCCGAAGGCGAGAACCTGCATCGGCGACTATCGCAGCATGCTGCAAGCGCGCGACGACTACCTCGCCAACCAGCGCCAGCACCTGCGCCTCGCGTTCGCGTACGGGGTGGCCACGGCCCTTCCCGAGGATTTCCTCGAGCGCCTCGAGGACGCGAACCCGCACGCCGAGCACCACGTGGAGAAGCATTCCGTCGCACATTGCCTCGAGCTGCTGGAGGGCGGCGAGGTCGACTTCGTCATCTGCTCGGGCGCGCCGCGCGACCGCAACCTGCTTCGCATCCCGCTCATCGGCTATCCCACGTACGTCGCTGTCGCCCGCGATCTGGTCGCATTCCCCCTCGAAGGCTGCACGCTCGAGGACCTCCAATCGCTCACGTTCCTCACGCTGGGCGACGACCTGCCCGAAGATCGGGCGCTCGCGGCGCTGTTCGCATCGCACGGCATGACGCTGCGCGCCAACCACCAGTACAAGGACTACGACGTGATCCTCAGGGAGGTCAAGCGCGGGCACGGAGCCAGCATCGTTCCGGAAAACTGCCTGGACCAGGTTGCCGAAGACCATGTGGCGCTCATCCCCTTCCCCGACGAGTCGTTCTGCTGGCAGCTCGACTTCCTGTACCTCGACCGCTCCTATTCCGACATCGAGCAGCGCACGATCGACTTCATGCGCGCGCACGCCCAACTCGCACGTCCGGGTGCACCGAGAAGGCGCATCCCCTAAACCCGTC is a genomic window containing:
- a CDS encoding DUF2804 domain-containing protein produces the protein MSEEAMRTMSETRLTEGPLHHLDGALAECGWATSLVRTYDRDRIKAPKYRIKEWDYYLVNDDEFAVALTVGDMGYVGLISASVMDFAQATSHTASVIAPFPLGRFKLPASSAEGVTAFENNRVSFRFEVAEGQRRLKVWFANFDDNDDLTFEAVLDEEPRDSMVISTPWAEDPLAFYYNQKIVAMQARGSFKKGLLVHGFCPENSFGLLDWGRGVWTRDNTWYWAVAQGWQGGRRFGLNLGYGFGDTSAASENMVFVDGVAHKLHRVDFGISEKTGGAHAKKTADRYQLMQPWHMTDDEGRLDLVFTPLLDRVDWMDFKLIRSDQHQVFGRFDGTVVLDDGSALPVGNLLGSAEVIHNVY
- a CDS encoding LysR family transcriptional regulator; this encodes MNLHQLEWFCHAYDTRSFAKAAERAFVSRQAFGKAIKSLEGELGAALFERDAAGVEPTEFAQLLYPKARTCIGDYRSMLQARDDYLANQRQHLRLAFAYGVATALPEDFLERLEDANPHAEHHVEKHSVAHCLELLEGGEVDFVICSGAPRDRNLLRIPLIGYPTYVAVARDLVAFPLEGCTLEDLQSLTFLTLGDDLPEDRALAALFASHGMTLRANHQYKDYDVILREVKRGHGASIVPENCLDQVAEDHVALIPFPDESFCWQLDFLYLDRSYSDIEQRTIDFMRAHAQLARPGAPRRRIP
- the nrdG gene encoding anaerobic ribonucleoside-triphosphate reductase activating protein — translated: MTPPTTIRLYGTAPDSIVDGPGLRYAVFVQGCSHACPGCHNPDSQPCAGGTVRAIEDVAADIAANKLVQGVTISGGEPFEQAAACAQLARRVRERGLNVWTYSGYRYEQLEAGFPDAAARDLLDQTDVLVDGPFVQAQHSFDLPWRGSRNQRLIDVPATRTHGRIVLWETHEDFPEKPPSW
- a CDS encoding substrate-binding domain-containing protein; its protein translation is MKKRLLMVAMGAVLAFGLLGVAGCAGGNGAAATGGSDGSSASTSPSGQISVYSREDGSGTRGAFIELFGIEEKDANGDKVDMTTPSAAITNSTSVMMTSVSGDENGIGYISLGSLNDTVKALSIDGAEATAENVKNGEYKVSRPFNIVTKDGVSDVAQDFIDYIMSAEGQKVVEDNGCISVADSAGSYTASGKSGKIVIAGSSSVTPVMEKLSEAYKALNPDVTIEVNQSDSTTGVNMAAEGTCDIGMVSRELKDSESNVKATVIAQDGIAVIVNPGSSLDNLTSDQVKGIYTGELTTWEDALA
- a CDS encoding TOBE domain-containing protein, whose product is MKLSARNTLKGTVTAIHPGAVNAIVILELDGGQLITSTISMGSLKDLDLEVGQEAYAIVKASSVIIGVDD
- a CDS encoding anaerobic ribonucleoside triphosphate reductase; this encodes MVTTIMKRDGRTVEFKQDKIAEAVERAFQACGAMQDRAAAEDIAQRVVDKLEEGAIEGTPSVEGVQDLVEETLIESGFVQTAKSYILYRAERSRSRDVNSRLIQTLKDITFSKASDSDMKRENANIDADTAMGTMLKYGSESAKQFYEMCVIDPKFARAHREGDIHIHDMDFYTLTTTCCQIELKKLFKGGFSTGHGVLREPNDIASYAALACIAIQSNQNDQHGGQAICDFDYGLAEGVRKTYRRLYKKHLAEAVDLLVGEAVEDARAFAQDTLARIEAETGVWASLTMDEGFEAAVRAALVEAGATEEAADKAVAYAAKNAMGDTDRTTFQAMEALVHNLNTMHSRAGAQTPFSSVNYGMDTTPEGRMVVKNMLLATEEGLGSGETPIFPVQIFRVKEGVNYNPEDPNYDLFKLAMHCSAKRLFPNFSFIDAPFNAQYYKGTPETEIAYMGCRTRVMGNVYDPDREIAPGRGNLSFTSINLPRLAIRSKGDLDLFFDLLDAKLALAVGQLDERFEIQARKHVYNAPFLMGQGVWIDSEKLAPTDEQREVLKHGTLSLGFIGLAETLVALTGKHHGESKASQNLGLEIIGHMRSYLDRISQERGLNYGLIATPAEGLSGRFVRMDRERYGSIPGVTDRDYYTNGFHVPVYYDISAFDKIEIEAPYHALTNAGHISYVELDGDPTENLEAFEAVIRHMKDSGIGYGSVNHPVDRDPVCGYNGIIGDVCPKCGRTEAEHGSSFERIRRITGYLVGTLDRFNDAKRAEEGDRVKHQM
- a CDS encoding mechanosensitive ion channel family protein, with translation MEQLQNDIDALVRTDWVTTAVSAVVILAITAIVARLTRRFLRRVLEINEERDLPSSSIFINIARGAVWITGVCIMLSTCFRVDVSAAITALGIGGIAISLGFQDTLSNLIGGLQVSLLRIIKPGDNIEVGSSTGVVKDITWRHTTIRNSAGEEVLIPNSIISKTALTHLPPTNQVSLAVVVTTEGQHLDEVATAIEHEAGEAAATVGKVVKEPKLTFSEITAQGYAGSISFSMADSRTVGRATDAVLRAVAPLTRTAAPERAEQVLEDAQKEADEAAAQGADGSAKPKPKPKPKPAPKQKQKSSFRKRMARALRIGKEEQS
- a CDS encoding homocysteine S-methyltransferase family protein — encoded protein: MPDIALRFHKDMLVLSSPVAAVLARQGFDVEHDLEFANLVEPEAVRDALRLNKVAGAQCLVANTASITPARLAHRGMEDRAVEIVRTGLAVARELKPQHLLVEVGPCGLPLDPASKSSLNENRDQYARAARACDGQEFDAFFLNGFASPADLKCALMGVRQVSGAPVFASVDVDADGMLPDGRHAFEDALAVMVDYEASVAGFATAAPLEAAATFARRASGAGRLPVLAQLIVREHNPKQGDATPENPYFCPDALVAAATQLRAAGAQFLRAVGAATPAYAGALAAASEGFDVVRPDVEE